A DNA window from Gorilla gorilla gorilla isolate KB3781 chromosome 6, NHGRI_mGorGor1-v2.1_pri, whole genome shotgun sequence contains the following coding sequences:
- the ICA1 gene encoding islet cell autoantigen 1 isoform X6 — protein sequence MSGHKCSYPWDLQDRYAQDKSVVNKMQQKYWETKQAFIKATGKKEDEHVVASDADLDAKLELFHSIQRTCLDLSKAIVLYQKRICFLSQEENELGKFLRSQGFQDKTRAGKMMQATGKALCFSSQQRLALRNPLCRFHQEVETFRHRAISDTWLTVNRMEQCRTEYRGALLWMKDVSQELDPDLYKQMEKFRKHLH from the exons CAGGATCGATATGCTCAAGATAAGTCAGTTGTAAATAAGATGCAACAGAAATATTGGGAGACGAAGCAGGCCTTTATTAAAGccacagggaagaaggaagatgaACATGTTGTTGCCTCTGACGCAGACCTGGATGCCAAGCTAGAG ctgTTTCATTCAATTCAGAGAACCTGTCTGGACTTATCGAAAGCAATTGTACTCTATCAAAAGAGGATATGTT TcttgtctcaagaagaaaacgaACTGGGAAAATTTCTTCGATCCCAAGGTTTCCAAGATAAAACCAGAGCAGGAAAGATGATGCAAGCGACAGGAAAGGCCCTCTGCTTTTCTTCCCAGCAAAG GTTGGCCTTACGAAATCCTTTGTGTCGATTTCACCAAGAAGTGGAGACTTTTCGGCATCGGGCCATCTCAGATACTTGGCTGACGGTGAACCGCATGGAACAGTGCAGGACGGAATATAGAGGAGCACTATTATGGATGAAGGACGTGTCTCAGGAGCTTGATCCAGACCTCTACAAGCAAATGGAGAAGTTCAGGAAG